One part of the Gemmatimonadota bacterium genome encodes these proteins:
- a CDS encoding cation:proton antiporter, with product MGHGLSDPALTFAVALAAGVIAQAIAHHLRLPGIVVFLLAGVLLGPDVANVIRPETMGHGLEMLVGLAVAVILFEGGLNLNIDRLRREATTIRRLITVGAVVTAVGGALVSHLFMGWEWRLSVLFGTLVIVTGPTVITPLLRRIRVKKSVQTVLEAEGVLIDAVGAIIAVVALEVVVARSGTEAAQGLLGIPSRLLVGAVVGAVGGFFLGLLLRYERLVPDGIQNIFTLALVLVLFEVSNWVVAESGIMTVAVAGLIVGNMNTTVDRELREFKEQLTVMLVGLLFVLLAADVRIREVLDIGWRGVWTILALMLVVRPINVWICSAGSALTRPERMFISWLSPRGIVAAAVASLFAQRLTDEGFAGGTQLQALVFMVIAITVLVQGLSGGWVASRLGVRRPSHQGTVIVGANAVGRALARALTRANHEVLLVDSNAREARLAEEDGLTVLFANAMEERTLQRADVEGRRAIAAVTPNPDANLLIANQVREATRGPKTYVTLGRGKAGARARRIRRDGHDILFGREIEMGQWNHYLEQGTAEIETWRYRGPSEDDEVEVAVLSGLGHGPHLIPLTVVRGTRAELVDQETEVRVDDEVTFMVHHEADTDVENLLKVAGWERVDAPDPQPETTEGVGVGPA from the coding sequence TGGAGATGCTGGTGGGGCTGGCCGTGGCCGTGATCCTCTTCGAGGGGGGCCTCAACCTCAACATCGATCGCCTGCGCCGCGAGGCGACCACGATCCGCCGGCTCATCACCGTGGGCGCGGTCGTGACGGCCGTCGGTGGCGCGTTGGTCTCGCACCTGTTCATGGGCTGGGAGTGGCGCCTGTCGGTGCTGTTCGGCACGCTCGTGATCGTGACCGGCCCCACGGTGATCACGCCGTTGCTGCGCCGGATCCGCGTCAAGAAGTCCGTGCAGACGGTCCTGGAGGCGGAAGGCGTCCTCATCGACGCGGTGGGCGCCATCATCGCGGTCGTGGCGCTGGAGGTGGTCGTGGCCCGCAGCGGCACCGAGGCCGCGCAGGGGCTGCTCGGCATCCCGTCCCGCCTGCTGGTGGGGGCGGTGGTGGGAGCGGTGGGTGGGTTCTTCCTCGGTCTGTTGCTCCGCTATGAGCGCCTGGTCCCGGACGGGATCCAGAACATCTTCACGCTGGCCCTGGTGCTGGTGCTCTTCGAGGTCAGCAACTGGGTGGTGGCCGAGAGCGGCATCATGACCGTGGCCGTGGCGGGGCTGATCGTCGGCAACATGAACACCACCGTGGACCGCGAGCTGCGCGAGTTCAAGGAGCAGCTGACCGTCATGCTGGTCGGGCTGTTGTTCGTGCTCCTGGCCGCCGACGTCCGCATCCGCGAGGTCCTGGACATCGGCTGGCGCGGCGTGTGGACCATCCTGGCCCTGATGCTGGTGGTGCGACCCATCAACGTCTGGATCTGCTCCGCCGGCTCCGCCCTGACCCGTCCCGAACGGATGTTCATCAGCTGGCTGTCCCCCCGCGGCATCGTGGCCGCCGCGGTCGCCTCGCTGTTCGCGCAACGCCTGACGGACGAGGGCTTCGCAGGCGGCACGCAGCTCCAGGCGCTCGTGTTCATGGTGATCGCGATCACCGTGCTGGTGCAGGGGCTGAGCGGCGGGTGGGTGGCGAGCCGCCTGGGTGTGCGGCGCCCGAGCCACCAGGGGACCGTGATCGTGGGCGCCAACGCCGTGGGGCGGGCGCTGGCCCGCGCCCTCACGCGTGCCAACCACGAGGTGCTGCTGGTGGATTCCAACGCGCGCGAGGCCCGTCTGGCCGAGGAGGACGGGCTCACGGTGCTGTTCGCGAACGCCATGGAGGAGCGCACGCTGCAGCGCGCGGATGTGGAAGGCCGCCGGGCCATCGCCGCGGTGACCCCCAATCCGGACGCGAACCTGCTGATCGCGAACCAGGTGCGGGAGGCGACGCGGGGTCCCAAGACGTATGTGACCCTCGGGCGCGGCAAGGCCGGCGCGCGCGCGCGCCGCATCCGCAGGGACGGGCACGACATCCTGTTCGGACGCGAGATCGAGATGGGGCAGTGGAACCACTACCTCGAGCAGGGCACGGCCGAGATCGAGACGTGGCGCTACCGCGGGCCGTCCGAGGACGACGAGGTCGAGGTGGCCGTGCTGTCGGGACTGGGTCATGGCCCGCACCTGATCCCCCTGACGGTCGTGCGGGGCACGCGCGCGGAGCTGGTGGACCAGGAGACGGAGGTGCGCGTGGACGACGAGGTGACGTTCATGGTGCACCACGAAGCGGACACGGACGTCGAGAACCTGCTCAAGGTGGCCGGTTGGGAGCGCGTGGACGCGCCCGATCCGCAGCCGGAGACCACCGAAGGCGTGGGGGTGGGCCCGGCCTGA
- a CDS encoding DUF5996 family protein yields the protein MPASAWPELRWDDWKDTCTTLHLYTQIVGKVRVARTPWVNHSWHVALHPTPRGLTTTPIPDGQRTFAIDLDFIDHQLNVLTSDGAVAEMELVPRSVAEFHARLMTLLDGMGLTTRIHGTPNEIPDPIPFAEDEVHGAYDAQAVARFHRALDSATRVLEDFRARFLGKVSPVHFFWGSFDLAVTRFSGRRAPAHPGGIPHLPDAVTRESYSHEVSSAGWWPGGAMLPEAIFYSYAYPTPAGFAEAAMPDGARWLPELGEFILPYENVRTSADPDGSILTFLEATYAAAAEAAQWDRDALEWSGRGATPIGVPPS from the coding sequence ATGCCCGCATCCGCCTGGCCCGAGCTCCGCTGGGACGACTGGAAGGACACCTGCACGACGCTGCACCTCTATACGCAGATCGTGGGCAAGGTGCGCGTAGCGCGCACGCCGTGGGTCAACCACTCCTGGCACGTCGCGCTGCACCCGACCCCACGCGGCCTCACCACAACGCCCATCCCCGACGGTCAACGCACGTTCGCGATCGACCTGGACTTCATCGACCATCAACTCAACGTCCTGACCTCGGACGGAGCAGTCGCGGAGATGGAGCTGGTCCCGCGTTCAGTCGCCGAGTTCCACGCCCGGCTGATGACGCTCCTGGACGGGATGGGTCTGACCACCCGCATCCACGGGACCCCCAACGAGATCCCGGACCCGATCCCGTTCGCGGAGGACGAGGTGCATGGCGCCTATGATGCGCAGGCGGTGGCGCGCTTCCACCGGGCCCTGGACTCGGCGACGCGGGTCCTGGAGGACTTCCGGGCCCGGTTCCTGGGGAAGGTGAGCCCCGTCCACTTCTTCTGGGGCAGCTTCGACCTGGCGGTGACCCGCTTCTCCGGGCGCAGAGCGCCAGCCCATCCCGGCGGGATCCCGCATCTGCCCGATGCGGTCACGCGGGAGTCCTATTCGCACGAGGTGAGCAGCGCGGGGTGGTGGCCCGGGGGAGCGATGCTGCCGGAAGCCATCTTCTACAGCTACGCCTACCCCACGCCCGCCGGCTTCGCGGAGGCGGCGATGCCCGACGGCGCGCGTTGGCTGCCCGAGCTCGGCGAGTTCATCCTCCCGTACGAGAACGTGCGGACCAGCGCGGATCCGGATGGGTCCATCCTGACGTTCCTCGAAGCCACCTATGCGGCAGCCGCGGAGGCCGCGCAGTGGGACCGGGACGCGCTCGAGTGGTCGGGTCGCGGCGCGACACCGATCGGGGTGCCGCCCTCCTGA
- a CDS encoding DUF1328 family protein, protein MLEIAIGALIISVIAGGLGFSGISAGAAKIAKIAFGVFLVIAILAFLFALGVGALIF, encoded by the coding sequence ATGCTGGAAATCGCGATCGGTGCGCTCATCATCTCCGTCATCGCCGGCGGACTCGGCTTCAGCGGGATCTCGGCCGGCGCAGCGAAGATCGCCAAGATCGCGTTCGGCGTGTTCCTGGTGATTGCGATCCTGGCCTTCCTGTTCGCGCTCGGTGTGGGGGCGCTGATCTTCTGA
- a CDS encoding transferrin receptor-like dimerization domain-containing protein, whose amino-acid sequence MRTRRYRRLGPVALLLLAACDSPPPRLPGFSSATAERQAAIERRLLGTPDGRRMREDHARLAAAPHAAGTPANTELADRFAERLRELGFDSILYARYDVLLPRPVERSLTVVFPDTVPLRLDEPPLPDDPDPTPTDLLPPFNAFSADGDVTAEVVYVGWGLPQDYRTLDSLGISVAGKIVLARYGRSWRGIKPRLAAERGAVGALLFSDPADDGFSQGPVMPEGRWRPEHGVQSGSVLDMPRHPGDPQTPGTPSRAGAERIPLEEATTVLPIPVQPISYAAARPLLERIGGRRAPDAWQGGLPLEYRIGPGPGVAHLRLRFDWSVRPIVNVVGLLVGVEEPDRWVLVGGHRDAWSYGGRDPVSGTVSLLESARALAGAARRSPLRRTVAVASWDAEEYGLIGSTEFGEEFADVLPGRVVAYLNRESYTQGAFSAAGSHALQPLVNDVARRVAMPGAEGPSVQEAWSEASAPEARVSHGGWTDVRLDALGSGSDYTVFLDHLGIPSLDVGFSSPNGVYHSRYDTHAFFVEHGDPGFETGERLAEVVALLVARLANADVLPLDYTATAETVERYLDEVDAEAEARGLRLDLSGVRRANDRLAFAAAGFNAAVDRVLALPPEELEARAPLVRELNDLLLAVERDFLHSEGLPRRPWYRHLLYAPGYDTGYGVKTLPGVREAVERGALPEARMMADALEAALLRAVERLSAGLERTKGLDS is encoded by the coding sequence ATGCGGACACGACGGTACCGCCGGCTCGGCCCGGTGGCCCTGCTGCTCCTGGCGGCGTGCGACTCCCCGCCACCCCGGCTGCCCGGCTTCTCGAGCGCGACGGCGGAGCGGCAGGCCGCGATCGAACGGCGTCTCCTCGGGACCCCGGACGGTCGCCGGATGCGCGAGGATCACGCGCGCCTCGCGGCGGCGCCCCACGCGGCCGGGACCCCCGCGAACACGGAGCTCGCCGATCGGTTCGCGGAGCGGCTGCGGGAGTTGGGCTTCGACTCCATCCTGTATGCCCGCTACGACGTCCTGCTCCCGCGTCCCGTCGAGCGCAGCCTCACCGTGGTCTTCCCCGATACGGTCCCGCTCCGGCTCGACGAGCCACCGCTGCCGGACGACCCCGATCCGACCCCCACGGACCTGCTGCCGCCCTTCAACGCCTTCTCGGCGGACGGAGACGTCACGGCGGAGGTCGTCTACGTCGGGTGGGGCCTGCCGCAGGACTACCGGACCCTCGATTCGCTCGGGATCTCGGTGGCGGGCAAGATCGTGCTCGCGCGCTACGGCCGGAGCTGGCGTGGCATCAAGCCGCGTCTGGCCGCCGAGCGGGGAGCCGTGGGCGCGCTGCTCTTCTCGGATCCGGCCGACGACGGGTTCAGCCAGGGGCCGGTGATGCCGGAGGGCAGGTGGCGGCCGGAGCACGGCGTGCAGTCGGGCTCGGTGCTCGACATGCCGCGCCATCCCGGGGATCCGCAGACGCCCGGCACGCCTTCGCGAGCCGGGGCCGAGCGGATTCCGCTGGAGGAGGCCACGACGGTGCTCCCGATCCCGGTCCAGCCGATCTCCTACGCCGCGGCGCGTCCGCTCCTCGAGCGCATCGGCGGGCGGCGCGCTCCCGACGCGTGGCAGGGCGGGCTGCCGCTGGAGTACCGGATCGGGCCGGGACCGGGCGTGGCCCACCTGCGTCTCCGGTTCGACTGGTCCGTGCGACCGATCGTGAACGTCGTGGGCCTGCTGGTGGGGGTCGAGGAGCCCGACCGTTGGGTGCTCGTGGGCGGGCATCGCGACGCGTGGAGCTACGGAGGTCGGGATCCCGTCAGCGGCACCGTGTCGCTGCTGGAATCGGCCCGCGCGCTGGCCGGGGCCGCCCGGCGCTCACCGCTGCGACGCACGGTCGCGGTCGCGAGCTGGGACGCGGAGGAGTACGGCCTCATCGGGTCCACGGAGTTCGGTGAGGAGTTCGCGGACGTGCTTCCCGGCCGCGTCGTCGCCTACCTGAATCGCGAGAGCTACACCCAGGGCGCGTTCAGCGCCGCGGGCTCCCACGCCCTCCAACCCCTGGTCAACGACGTCGCCCGGCGCGTGGCGATGCCGGGTGCGGAGGGGCCCTCCGTGCAGGAGGCCTGGAGCGAAGCGAGCGCACCCGAAGCGCGCGTGAGCCACGGCGGTTGGACCGACGTCCGCCTCGACGCGCTCGGGTCGGGGAGCGACTACACCGTCTTCCTCGATCACCTCGGCATCCCGTCGCTGGACGTCGGGTTCTCCTCTCCCAACGGCGTGTACCATTCGCGCTACGACACACACGCGTTCTTCGTCGAGCACGGGGATCCGGGATTCGAGACCGGTGAGCGGCTGGCCGAGGTCGTCGCGCTGCTCGTGGCCCGGCTCGCCAACGCGGACGTGCTTCCGCTCGACTACACGGCCACGGCCGAGACGGTCGAGCGCTACCTGGACGAGGTGGATGCGGAAGCCGAGGCGCGCGGCCTGCGCCTCGACCTTTCGGGCGTGCGCCGCGCCAACGACCGGCTCGCGTTCGCGGCAGCCGGCTTCAATGCGGCGGTCGACCGGGTGCTGGCCCTGCCGCCGGAGGAGCTGGAGGCGCGCGCCCCCCTGGTCCGGGAGCTCAACGACCTGCTCCTGGCGGTCGAGCGCGACTTCCTGCATTCCGAGGGGCTGCCACGCCGTCCCTGGTACCGCCATCTGCTCTATGCGCCGGGCTACGACACCGGATATGGCGTGAAGACCCTGCCCGGCGTGCGGGAGGCGGTGGAGCGGGGAGCGCTGCCGGAGGCGCGCATGATGGCCGACGCGTTGGAGGCAGCGCTGCTCCGTGCGGTGGAGCGCCTGAGCGCGGGGTTGGAGCGCACGAAGGGCCTCGACTCCTGA